The stretch of DNA CCTCTGACAAGTataggtttctgataactttaagaTCATATTACTGGACTGGGTAAGAAATTCCAGAACTCTAGCAAAGAAATGGATTGCTTCATAAAACTGCCAACCCAGCATCAAGCAGAATAAGAATTAATTGAATACCAGGGAAATGCTTTGGCAGATTTTCATGCTAAGTCAGCCAGCACTGAAATTGTTAAGATATGCAATTTGAAAGAACACTATAATATTCATCTGAATCAAATCATCTATGATAACCTATTTAAATGAACAGCATCTTGCACCTGAATTGGAGAAACAAAACTGATATTTAAAAGGATATAAATGTAGTGTTAAATGTGGCCTCATGGATCAGACAGCTATCTGGTCCTTTCTGAGTCCATATAGCTGCCATTATTAAAAGTTCTGCACTCTATGACTCATCACAGAATAGATAAcatgaaattatgaaaaaatattggtGTTATGACTGTTCTAAAATTGCTAAAATGGCTTGTAATCAATGTTTGGTTTGTCAAATCCACAATTTTTATAAGATAATAAAAACCTCAGTTGGTACATTTCCACCATCCACTGGACTATTTGAACATTTACAGAAGGATTGCATTCAGTTGCCTCATTGGGAATCTGCAGGAAACTTAAGTAAGTGCTGGATATGTCATGTTGAACCAAACACTAATATGCTCTTAAAGGTCTCCTAATTCACCCTATAACAGATTTCACTGATATTCCGAGTGTGACTACCTGTTCAAATTGCACATCTGATCTTTCTATAGGGTTAGGCTTTTTGAATCACATATTCAGATTTCATGTTTAAAGCTAACAGTAGACAAAACATATAGGAGAGGCTTTACAGTTAAATTATTCCAGAAACTGAATAAGAAAACCAAAAGGAGAGATAATTAGTTTGTAGACGAATTCATAACCCTAATTCTCTAATTGTTGGTAGCCTCCATTGATGATAATTAATAGTGGAGCCTTAGATAAATACTACTATTGCTTCCCCGTTGATGACCCCTGTAGCACACAGTGTCCCACAGGGAACTGTGTCTTGTGCCCCTCTAGCATATATTTTTATCTGTGAAGGATTTAACTGTCAATCATAGGCACAGGCAACTCTATGTCCCAATCAGTAGGAAATAAGAAGTCAGTGTGGATTAGGGATTCTAGCAGTACCACTGTCACTCCATAACCAACTGGAAATTTGACATTGTTCTATACCTCTTAATTTGCACTATGGTATAAAAAGGAACTTTCTAGCAGCTGCGAATCCCGCTAAATGGGCATCTTTTGTTCAAATGCTCCTTCCCTGGCTTGGAATAAATGTAAATGAGGTTATGGTTAGAAATCCCTTTCAAACATTAGCTACTACAGCTGACTACTGGAAAGGCTATAGTTGCCCAGTGAAGTTCTCTAAATTCTCTTGCTAAAGTTTCTTTAAATAACAGGATTGCCTTGAACTATCTTTTGGTTCGTAGTGGGGCGGGGGGTGTGATAGGGGACACTGTATATAATAGCTAATACATCCTACTGCACTTGCATAAAGGAATctgttataaagaaaatgaaataagggtataaaagttggaaagaagaaaaccatCATTATGTCTTGAGGATGATTGGGGatacagaaaatgagaagaatcCACAAACTATTAGAATTACTAAGTTAATTTAGCAAGGTTGCTCAATGCATGGTCAGTATACAAAATTTAATTGAAtttctacatatatgtatatgccatATTGTGTTAGATTGTTCTGCATTGCTATAAGgtaatacctgaggctgggtaatttataaagaaaagaggtttatttggctcatggttctgcaggctgtacaagcatggcactaGCATCTGCTTGACCTTAGGAAGcctttactcatggtggaagaagGGGGAGCTGGCATGTCATATAgtgagagagggagtgagagggagggagcaagagtgaagggggaggtcccagactctttttaaACAACCTGAAATCCTGTGAACAGAGTGAAAACTAATTTATTACCATGAGGGgcacaccaagccattcatgagggatacaccttcatgacccaaacactttcCACCAGGTCctaccttcaacactggggatcacatttcaacatgagatttggagaggacaaacatccaaagcatatcacatatataaatatgtaaaactattttaaatgtttttaaagtatcGAATAggaataaatctcacaaaataTGCTTAAGAACTTTAAGCaaaaaccataaaatactattgtgataagttaaagaagacctaaataaatggagagatctgtcgtgctcatggattggaagattcaataCTGTAATGATGTGAATAGTTCCCAAATTgttctatagattcaatacatTGCCAATTAAAATCTCAGTGgactttgtttttttgaaactgacaagctgattctgCCATTTATAATAATATTCAAAGGGGCAAAAATAACCAACACACATTTGAAGAAGAacaaggaggaagaagaacaTATTTGAAGAAGAATAAGGAACTCTATTAAGTGTATATCTCCTAGATATTGAGATACACATTTGAAATACATCTATCACCTAGATATTGagatatattatacatttaatatagTGCGTTGCTGGTATAGGGATAGACAAATGAACATTGGATCAGAATAGCACTGAAACAAGATCTACCCCTATATGGGCATGTGCCTATtgacaaagaaaatattgttGATTATTTCCCCAAGATGATCTGTAAAAAACAAGTTAATTGAACATCCATATGGGAAAAAAGTGAATCCTTCTGCTACCTGAAATATCAACCCCAGGTAGATTATAGATCTAAAAGTGAAAGGCAAAGCaataaagattttagaaaataacaaagagaatatctttatgaaaatacaggaaatattttaaaaataggctagAAAACtcactattaaaatatataaaatataagaacatCTGTTCATCAAAAGTACTGTAGTTTGAATAGCGGTGTCTCCTCCAATATTcatattgaaacttaatccccattgtAACAGTACCAATCCTAAAACTAAGTATTAAGAGGTGTGACCTGTGGGAAGTGactaagtcatgagggctctttCCTCAGGTATGGGATTAGCATCCTTATAAAAGGCCTTGGGATGGCAGGTAGTGCCCCCTTGCCCTCTTGTGTTCTCCCATGTGAGGACACatcaacaaggcaccatcttggaaggaGAGAGAATCCCTCACCAGACACAAGTGCacgtgccttgatcttagacttcccagcctccagagctatagtaaatacatttctgttctttataaattacctggtctctggtattttgttatagaagcactaatggactaagacaaaaagATTCCATTatgaaagtgaaaaggcaaccacAGAGTGGCAGAAGCTTTtggagatgatgaatatgtttaCTTCCTGGATTGCGGTGATACCATgagtgtatacatgtgtatgtatacataatgtAATACAAATTGTGTTCATTGATTATGTACGGTTTCTTTGTATACCAATTATGCCTTAATaaagctgaggaaaaaaaagaaaatccagaataAATATGCATGGTAAgatccatttatttaaaacaaaaaaaaagaggagggaatgCAAAGCAGTGGTTTTGGTGCAAACATAAAAATTCTGGCTCCAACAGCATTTAAATTCCCAAACTAAGCATGtttatgttttaattctttgTGGCCATAAATTGTACAGCTCAGGCCTTTATAATCTCTCAGATTCTGTGAATGTGGGGAATTAGTTTTActcataaaaagttttttttttattattatactttaggttttagggtacatgtgcataatgtgcaggtttgttacatatgtatccatgtgccatgttgttttgctgcacccattaactcgtcatttagcattaggtatatctcctaatgctgtccctcccccctccccccaccccacaacagtccccggagtgtgatgttccccttcctgtgtccatgagttctcattgttcaattcccacctaactCATAAAAAGTTTTGTTCTTGgggataaattttttaaaaaaattttttgtatagtTAGCACACTGAGAAAATACAGACAAAGGCATACAGATGCAAGGAATGGGGTAGCTGAATAGAGCCAAAGAATGATATGGGGCCCAGAAGGTGGGCAAAGAGAAAGTTGTTGGGTTTATGGTTACAAGTAAACTAGCAGTTGTGGTGCAGATAGTTTTATTTCCCCCACATTAATCTGAACAGCCCATCCAGACTTAAACACTGCTTTTTGCATTTACTTCCAGGCAGGAAGACAGGGTTCTGATGGTGTGAGTCTCCTTCAATCCACCAAACCACCTTGGTCTGCCTGGAGTTTCCAACACCCCTCCTGCCTGCTGGTGATAGGTGTGAGGCAGGTTGATGAACATGCAACTTTTTGCTTTTGGTCCCAAAGCATGCTACTACTGGAGTTTCATCCAGTGAATGAGAGCTATAGTTTGGTTCTGTGAGATCCCTATGAATGAAGGAGCGGGGGGGCGGGCAttgaagcagagaaaagaaatgcttaaaTGTTAAGAAAGTTTGAAGTGCAGAAAAAGGTGATTGTAAATCCATATGGTTAAGCTTAGCCCATTTCTTAAAAGGCTTGATTGCTCATTCCTCCATTCATTGATATACTCACTCTTCCAATCCATGTtattgagtcttgctctatatTTCCAGATGGTTGTGCTTTTAAGTACTGTATAGTGGTTGTATATCTGTGTTAGCATTGCTGAATGTATCAgggaattcattttttttatcCCCATTCATTCGTTCCAttcatctgtttctctctctctctctctctctgtctctgtgtgtgtgtgtgtgttatgccTAGAAAACATTTCTCAAGAATTAGAATTATGATATGCTGTCAAACACAATGACTTATTTGAACCTCTTTTATTTGTAGGTTGAATCACTGGACAATGCCACACAGTTTGTGGATGGTGTGGGTCTTGGGGGTCATCATCAGCCTCTCCAAGGAGGAATCCTCCCATCAGGCTTCTCTGTCTTGTGACCGCAATGGCAGCTGCAAGGGCAGCTCAGGATCTTTAAACTCCATTCCCTCAGGGCTCACAGAAGCTGTAAAAAGCCTTGACCTGTCCAACAACAGGATCACCTACATTAGCAACAGTGACCTACAGAGGTGTGTGAACCTCCAGGCTCTGGTGCTGACAGCCAATGGAATTAACACAATAGAGGaagattctttttcttccctgggcAGTCTTGAACATTTAGACTTATCCTATAATTACTTATCCAATTTATCGTCTTCCTGGTTCAAGCCCCTTTCTTCTTTGACATTCTTAAACTTACTGGGAAATCCTTACAAAAGCCTCGGGGAAACATCTCTTTTTTCTCATCTCACAAAATTGCGAATCCTGAGAGTAGGAAATATGGACACCTTCACTAAGATTCAAAGAAAAGATTTTGCTGGACTTACCTTCCTTGAGGAACTTGAGATTGATGCTTCAGATCTACAGAGCTATGAGCCAAAAAGTTTGAAGTCAATTCAGAACGTAAGTCATCTGATCCTTCATATGAAGCAGCATATTTTACTGCTGGAGATTTTTGTAGATGTTACAAGTTCCGTGGAATGTTTGGAACTGCGAGATATTGATTTGGACACTTTCCATTTTTCAGAACTATCCACTGGTGAAACAAATTCACTGATTAAAAAGTTTAcatttagaaatgtgaaaatCACTGATGAAAGTTTGTTTCAGATCTTGAAACTTTTGAATCAGATTTCTGGATTGTTAGAATTAGAGTTTGATGACTGTACCCTTAATGGAGTTGGTAATTTTAGAGCATCTGATGATGACAGAGTTATAGATCCAGGTAAAGTGGAAACGTTAACAATCCGGAGGCTGCATATTCCAaggttttacttattttatgatCTGAGAACTTTATATTCACTCACAGAAAGAGTTAAAAGAATCACAGTAGAAAACAGTAAAgtttttctggttccttgttCACTTTCACGACATTTAAAATCATTAGAATACTTGGATCTCAGTGAAAATTTGATGGTTGAAGAATACTTGAAAAATTCAGCCTGTGAGGATGGCTGGCCCTCTCTACAAACTTTAATTTTAAGGCAAAATCATTTGGCATCATTGGAAAAAACCGGAGAGACTTTGCTTACTCTGAAAAACTTGACTAACCTTGATATCAGTAAGAATAGTTTTCATTCTATGCCTGAAACTTGTCAGTGGCcagaaaagatgaaatatttgaaCTTATCCAGCACACGAATACACAGTGTAACAGGCTGCATTCCCAAGACACTGGAAATTTTAGATGTTAGCAACAACaatctcaatttattttctttgaatttgctGCAACTCAAAGAACtttatatttccagaaataaGTTGATGACTCTACCAGATGCCTCCCTCTTACCCACGTTACTAGTATTGAAAATCAGTAGGAATACAATAACTACGTTTTCTAAGGAGCAACTTGACTCATTTCACACACTGAAGACTTTGGAAGCTGGTGGCAATAACTTCATTTGCTCCTGTGAATTCCTCTCCTTCACTCAGGAGCAGCAAGCACTGGCCAAAGTCCTGATTGACT from Nomascus leucogenys isolate Asia chromosome 7b, Asia_NLE_v1, whole genome shotgun sequence encodes:
- the TLR2 gene encoding toll-like receptor 2; protein product: MPHSLWMVWVLGVIISLSKEESSHQASLSCDRNGSCKGSSGSLNSIPSGLTEAVKSLDLSNNRITYISNSDLQRCVNLQALVLTANGINTIEEDSFSSLGSLEHLDLSYNYLSNLSSSWFKPLSSLTFLNLLGNPYKSLGETSLFSHLTKLRILRVGNMDTFTKIQRKDFAGLTFLEELEIDASDLQSYEPKSLKSIQNVSHLILHMKQHILLLEIFVDVTSSVECLELRDIDLDTFHFSELSTGETNSLIKKFTFRNVKITDESLFQILKLLNQISGLLELEFDDCTLNGVGNFRASDDDRVIDPGKVETLTIRRLHIPRFYLFYDLRTLYSLTERVKRITVENSKVFLVPCSLSRHLKSLEYLDLSENLMVEEYLKNSACEDGWPSLQTLILRQNHLASLEKTGETLLTLKNLTNLDISKNSFHSMPETCQWPEKMKYLNLSSTRIHSVTGCIPKTLEILDVSNNNLNLFSLNLLQLKELYISRNKLMTLPDASLLPTLLVLKISRNTITTFSKEQLDSFHTLKTLEAGGNNFICSCEFLSFTQEQQALAKVLIDWPANYLCDSPSHVRGQRVQDVRLSVSECHRTALVSGICCALFLLILLTAVLCHHFHGLWYMKMMWAWLQAKRKPRKAPSRDICYDAFVSYSEQDAYWVENLMVQELENFNPPFRLCLHKRDFIPGKWIIDNIIDSIERSHKTVFVLSENFVKSEWCKYELDFSHFRLFDENNDAAILVLLEPIEKKAIPQRFCKLRKIMNTKTYLEWPMDEAQREGFWVNLRAAIKS